Proteins encoded together in one Bacteroidales bacterium window:
- a CDS encoding SAM-dependent methyltransferase, which yields MIEYLLKNELIPDVFIRLAIRKMLRNRLHIEKCESGESQQEKMNLLIEELKQSPIAIGTQEANEQHYEVPAEFFRLVLGPWMKY from the coding sequence ATGATTGAATACCTTTTGAAAAATGAACTAATACCTGATGTTTTTATAAGGCTGGCGATCCGAAAAATGCTAAGAAACAGGCTTCACATAGAAAAGTGTGAATCAGGGGAATCTCAACAGGAGAAAATGAACCTGCTGATTGAAGAGTTAAAACAAAGCCCCATTGCCATTGGGACGCAGGAAGCCAACGAGCAGCATTACGAAGTGCCGGCTGAATTTTTCAGGTTGGTTTTGGGGCCATGGATGAAGTATAG
- a CDS encoding TlpA family protein disulfide reductase, protein MLRFRKLLFSLLFILLISPSFSQIPVMNFSQLEPLLHKSNDTTYVINFWATWCKPCVDELPAFEELNRKYSNKPVKVLLVSMDFVRNLESRVIPFIADNNLKSDIILLNDPKSHQWIDKVSPEWSGSIPATLIYNRSKRSFYERTFHFDKLESELKLHL, encoded by the coding sequence ATTTTAAGATTCAGAAAGTTACTATTCAGCCTCCTATTCATTCTACTCATAAGTCCGTCATTCTCACAAATCCCCGTAATGAATTTCAGCCAGTTGGAACCACTGCTGCACAAGTCAAACGACACCACGTATGTGATCAATTTCTGGGCTACCTGGTGTAAGCCATGTGTTGACGAATTGCCGGCATTTGAGGAGTTGAACCGGAAATACAGCAACAAACCGGTGAAGGTGTTGCTTGTCAGTATGGATTTTGTCCGAAACCTCGAAAGCCGGGTGATCCCCTTTATTGCGGACAACAACCTGAAATCGGATATTATCCTGCTGAACGACCCCAAGAGCCACCAATGGATCGATAAAGTGAGCCCGGAGTGGTCGGGATCAATTCCTGCAACATTGATCTACAACAGGAGCAAACGCAGTTTTTATGAGCGGACTTTTCATTTCGACAAGCTTGAATCTGAGTTAAAACTGCATCTCTGA
- a CDS encoding thioredoxin family protein has product MKNVFLTLLVAFLFSTSTMADGLKSGDAAPGFKLQNVDGTYVSLDDYKDQKGVVVIFTCNHCPYAIAYEDRIIGIHNKFAERGYPVVAINPNDPEVQPQDSFDLMQLRAEEKQFPFPYLFDEGQKVYPTYGATRTPHVYLLSNTDEGFKVAYIGAIDDNYQEADKVEEKFLENAIIALMEGRTPETSETKAIGCTIKAKKN; this is encoded by the coding sequence ATGAAAAATGTGTTTTTAACTTTATTGGTCGCTTTTCTATTTTCAACCTCAACCATGGCCGATGGATTGAAATCCGGTGATGCCGCTCCCGGATTTAAACTGCAAAATGTAGATGGCACTTACGTTTCACTTGATGATTATAAAGATCAGAAGGGCGTTGTCGTCATTTTTACCTGTAATCATTGCCCCTATGCTATTGCATACGAAGACCGCATCATTGGAATTCACAACAAGTTTGCTGAAAGAGGCTACCCGGTTGTTGCCATCAATCCCAATGACCCAGAGGTTCAACCGCAGGATTCTTTTGACCTGATGCAGCTGAGGGCTGAAGAGAAACAATTTCCGTTTCCCTATCTTTTTGACGAGGGACAAAAGGTTTATCCAACCTACGGTGCAACACGCACTCCCCATGTCTACCTGCTGAGCAATACTGATGAAGGGTTCAAAGTGGCTTACATTGGCGCTATTGACGATAATTACCAGGAAGCGGATAAAGTAGAAGAAAAATTTCTGGAAAACGCCATCATTGCACTGATGGAAGGCAGAACCCCGGAAACTTCTGAAACCAAAGCCATTGGTTGCACCATCAAAGCGAAGAAGAACTAA
- the porQ gene encoding type IX secretion system protein PorQ encodes MNRNTLLHLTTILILILSALPSFGQNGGNAVYKFLNLTSSARSAALGGNFMAVKDGDLSQALFNPSVISPEMDNQLSMSFVDYFAGVNYGFASYANSFEKIGSYAATIQYLSYGDFTYADQTGQTAGTFKASELALNFGWGRQLDSLFTIGANMKFIYSGFEDYQSYGLAVDVAGSYVNPEHRLIVSLIARNIGTQLKPYVSGNTETLPLEINLGMSQRLKHLPFRYSILLTNLQKWDLSYDDPNDPDNKVDPITGEVIEADGVSEFLDNAMRHVVIGGEFLPTKNFTIRFGYNYQRRQELGVTNKMGTVGFSWGIGLRISKFKLDYSRATYHLNGSPNYFTISTNLSELF; translated from the coding sequence GTGAACCGTAATACCCTACTTCATCTTACAACAATCTTAATCCTGATCCTATCAGCGCTACCCTCGTTTGGGCAGAATGGCGGTAATGCTGTTTACAAATTCCTGAATCTTACGAGCTCGGCCAGGTCAGCAGCTTTGGGTGGTAACTTCATGGCGGTGAAAGACGGGGATTTGTCACAGGCACTTTTCAACCCTTCAGTGATTTCACCGGAAATGGATAATCAACTGTCGATGAGCTTTGTGGATTATTTTGCCGGGGTGAATTACGGTTTTGCCAGCTATGCCAACTCTTTCGAAAAAATTGGCTCCTATGCAGCCACCATCCAGTATCTCAGCTATGGTGATTTTACCTATGCCGACCAAACCGGGCAAACAGCCGGTACTTTTAAAGCCAGCGAATTGGCCCTCAACTTTGGATGGGGTCGTCAGTTAGATTCTCTTTTTACGATTGGTGCAAATATGAAATTCATTTACTCCGGTTTTGAAGATTACCAAAGCTACGGGCTTGCGGTGGATGTGGCCGGTAGTTATGTAAACCCTGAGCACCGGCTGATTGTGTCCCTGATTGCGCGAAACATTGGTACACAACTGAAACCCTATGTTTCAGGAAACACCGAAACCCTCCCGCTCGAGATCAATTTAGGAATGTCGCAACGATTAAAACATTTGCCGTTCCGTTATTCTATCCTGCTCACCAATCTTCAAAAATGGGATTTATCCTACGACGATCCAAATGATCCCGACAACAAAGTTGACCCGATCACCGGAGAAGTTATTGAAGCCGATGGCGTTAGTGAGTTTCTGGACAATGCTATGCGCCATGTAGTGATCGGCGGTGAATTTCTGCCCACAAAAAATTTCACGATAAGATTTGGGTACAACTACCAGCGCCGCCAGGAACTTGGCGTTACCAACAAAATGGGCACAGTTGGCTTTTCCTGGGGTATCGGGCTTCGTATCTCTAAATTTAAACTCGACTACTCAAGAGCTACCTACCACCTGAACGGATCGCCCAACTATTTCACCATCAGCACCAACCTGTCGGAATTATTTTGA
- a CDS encoding homogentisate 1,2-dioxygenase — protein MPHYHKLGKIPHKRHTQFRKPDGALYAEQLVSTEGFSDTYSLVYHHHPPTKVFKIDEPYSVAPKVAIGKNLQHRSFLGFSIKPEKDYLESRKYVLVNDDVYISLAAPQDSMKSYYFRNSGLHEMIFVHQGEGTLKTMYGNIPFGYGDHLVIPRGITYQMDFRTTENRLFIVESVHPFRFPKRYMNKAGQLLEHSPFCERDIRKPGTLETHDEHGDFLVKIKRDDMIFPYHYATHPFDAVGWDGYHFPYALSIHDFEPITGRVHQPPPVHQTFETPAFVTCAFVPRLYDYHPEAIPAPYNHSNVDSDEVLYYVDGDFMSRKHVEKGMISLHPTGIPHGPHPGAVEKSIGKKETGELAVMVDTFKPLKITEEALNIEDPDYYKSWMEGDTGYPLIY, from the coding sequence ATGCCTCACTACCACAAACTGGGAAAAATACCCCATAAACGTCATACTCAATTTCGTAAACCGGACGGCGCCCTGTATGCCGAGCAACTGGTTTCAACTGAAGGATTTTCTGACACTTACTCCCTTGTTTATCATCACCATCCGCCTACGAAAGTTTTCAAAATTGACGAGCCTTATTCAGTAGCGCCAAAAGTGGCCATCGGCAAAAATCTTCAGCACCGAAGTTTCCTTGGCTTCAGTATTAAACCAGAAAAGGATTACCTCGAAAGCAGGAAATACGTGTTGGTCAATGACGATGTTTATATCAGTCTCGCTGCACCGCAGGATTCGATGAAAAGTTACTATTTCAGGAACTCAGGTTTGCATGAGATGATTTTTGTGCATCAGGGCGAAGGTACCTTGAAAACCATGTACGGCAACATTCCTTTCGGTTATGGCGATCACCTGGTTATTCCGCGCGGGATTACTTACCAGATGGATTTCAGGACTACTGAAAACAGGCTTTTCATCGTCGAATCGGTTCATCCTTTCAGATTTCCTAAGCGTTACATGAACAAAGCCGGCCAGCTGCTCGAGCATTCCCCATTTTGTGAACGCGACATCCGCAAGCCGGGAACGCTTGAAACACATGATGAACATGGCGATTTCCTGGTAAAAATCAAGCGTGATGATATGATTTTCCCCTATCATTACGCTACGCACCCATTTGATGCCGTGGGATGGGATGGCTATCACTTTCCTTACGCATTGTCCATCCACGACTTCGAGCCGATTACCGGCAGGGTGCATCAGCCTCCACCTGTTCATCAAACTTTTGAAACGCCGGCGTTTGTCACTTGTGCATTCGTTCCACGGCTGTATGATTACCATCCTGAAGCTATTCCGGCGCCTTACAATCACAGCAATGTAGATTCCGATGAAGTGCTTTATTATGTTGACGGTGATTTTATGAGCCGCAAGCACGTGGAAAAAGGAATGATCTCATTACACCCGACAGGGATCCCTCACGGACCGCACCCCGGAGCCGTAGAGAAAAGTATCGGAAAAAAAGAAACCGGCGAACTGGCTGTTATGGTTGACACCTTTAAGCCATTAAAAATCACTGAGGAAGCGCTAAATATCGAAGACCCTGATTATTACAAAAGCTGGATGGAAGGAGACACCGGCTACCCATTAATCTATTGA
- the hppD gene encoding 4-hydroxyphenylpyruvate dioxygenase, with product MSKDNLTDFLPINGTDYVEFYVGNAKQAAHYYQAAFGFQPLAYAGLETGLKDRASYVLKQDKIRFVFTTALYPHSDIADHVKKHGDGVKVVALWVDDARKSFEETVKRGAKPYFEPRVESDNHGEVVRSGIYTYGDTVHIFVERKNYKGPFLPGYEKWEPLYRPDSVGLKYVDHMVGNVGWGEMNTWVDFYANVMGFKQIISFDDKDISTEYTALMSKVMSNGNERIKFPINEPAEGKKKSQIEEYIDFYQGPGVQHVAMATDNIIETVTNLRNRGVEFLTIPTTYYDTLLGRVGHIDEELKQLKELGILVDRDDEGYLLQIFTKPVEDRPTVFYEIIQRKGARSFGKGNFKALFESIELEQARRGTL from the coding sequence ATGAGTAAAGACAATCTTACCGACTTTCTTCCCATCAATGGGACGGATTACGTGGAGTTTTATGTTGGAAATGCCAAGCAGGCTGCACATTATTACCAGGCTGCGTTTGGCTTTCAGCCACTGGCCTACGCCGGATTGGAAACAGGATTGAAGGATCGCGCGTCGTATGTGCTGAAGCAGGATAAGATCAGGTTTGTGTTTACCACTGCCTTGTATCCCCACAGCGACATCGCAGATCATGTGAAAAAGCATGGCGACGGGGTCAAGGTGGTTGCCCTTTGGGTGGATGATGCCCGTAAATCGTTTGAAGAAACGGTTAAACGCGGAGCCAAACCTTACTTTGAACCGAGGGTTGAAAGTGATAATCATGGCGAGGTGGTCAGGTCAGGCATTTACACCTACGGCGATACCGTTCACATTTTCGTTGAACGGAAAAATTATAAAGGACCGTTTCTTCCCGGGTATGAAAAATGGGAACCGCTGTATCGCCCCGATTCAGTCGGATTGAAATATGTTGACCACATGGTGGGTAATGTGGGCTGGGGTGAAATGAACACCTGGGTTGATTTTTATGCAAATGTGATGGGATTCAAACAGATCATATCGTTTGACGACAAAGATATTTCGACCGAATACACCGCGTTGATGAGCAAGGTGATGTCCAACGGAAACGAGCGGATCAAGTTTCCGATCAACGAACCGGCTGAAGGTAAGAAAAAGTCTCAGATTGAAGAATATATTGACTTTTACCAGGGACCAGGGGTTCAACATGTAGCAATGGCCACTGACAATATTATCGAAACCGTTACCAATTTGCGCAACCGCGGCGTTGAGTTCCTTACAATTCCCACTACTTATTATGATACACTGCTTGGAAGGGTAGGTCATATTGACGAAGAACTCAAACAGTTAAAAGAACTGGGTATCCTGGTTGATCGCGACGATGAAGGCTATCTGCTGCAAATTTTCACCAAACCGGTCGAAGATCGTCCAACGGTTTTTTATGAAATCATCCAGCGTAAAGGCGCCCGTTCATTCGGAAAAGGAAATTTCAAAGCGCTTTTTGAATCGATCGAGTTGGAGCAGGCTCGTCGTGGAACCTTGTAA
- the fahA gene encoding fumarylacetoacetase yields MINPNDPSLKSWLFYDRKSDFPIQNLPFGIFKPKNRTNPRAGTRIGSTVIDLALLAERGYLADSGIKNREVFDKPFLNDFIALGPPVWTAVRNKLSEIFNAENEEFWNTEDFRENLLYKAHEVEMLMPVQVGDYTDFYSSIEHATNVGKMFRDPDNALLPNWKHIPVGYHGRASSIVVSGTNIHRPVGQTKADDSEFPDFGPSRLVDFELELAFITGKSTQLGERIPIEQAEDYIFGLVLFNDLSARDIQKWEYVPLGPFLSKNFGSVISPWIVTLDALKPFRVEGPAQDPPPLPYLKYIGEGNFDISLEVFIQPEESDPFKICHSNFKHMYWNMFQQLAHQTVSGCNINVGDIYASGTISGPTPDSFGSMLELTWRGTKPIVMPDGTVRKFINDNDTIIMRGAAEKDGVRIGFGECRAKILPSKE; encoded by the coding sequence ATGATTAATCCTAACGACCCATCGCTTAAGTCCTGGCTTTTTTATGACCGGAAAAGTGATTTCCCGATTCAAAATCTGCCATTCGGGATCTTTAAACCAAAGAACAGAACCAACCCCAGGGCTGGCACACGTATTGGCAGCACAGTGATTGATCTGGCGTTACTTGCCGAAAGAGGATATCTTGCCGACTCTGGAATTAAAAACAGGGAGGTGTTTGACAAACCCTTTCTGAACGATTTCATTGCTTTGGGTCCGCCGGTATGGACTGCTGTTCGGAATAAGTTATCAGAGATTTTCAATGCCGAAAATGAAGAGTTTTGGAATACCGAAGATTTCCGCGAAAATCTCCTTTACAAGGCGCATGAGGTCGAAATGTTGATGCCCGTCCAGGTGGGCGATTACACCGACTTCTACTCCAGCATCGAACATGCCACCAATGTAGGGAAAATGTTTCGCGACCCGGACAATGCACTGCTGCCCAACTGGAAGCACATTCCTGTAGGATATCACGGCAGGGCGTCATCCATAGTGGTTTCCGGTACAAACATCCACCGGCCGGTCGGGCAGACAAAAGCTGACGACAGCGAATTTCCGGATTTCGGGCCATCACGTTTGGTCGATTTTGAACTGGAGCTGGCTTTCATCACAGGGAAGTCAACACAGCTTGGCGAGCGGATACCCATCGAACAGGCGGAGGATTACATCTTTGGGCTGGTATTGTTTAATGACCTCTCAGCGCGCGACATCCAAAAATGGGAGTACGTGCCGCTGGGTCCTTTCTTATCCAAAAATTTCGGTTCGGTGATTTCACCGTGGATTGTCACACTGGATGCCTTAAAACCATTCAGGGTGGAAGGCCCGGCGCAGGATCCTCCTCCCCTGCCCTACCTGAAATACATCGGCGAAGGAAACTTTGACATCAGCCTTGAAGTTTTTATTCAACCGGAAGAGAGCGATCCTTTTAAAATATGCCACTCCAATTTTAAACACATGTACTGGAACATGTTTCAGCAATTGGCCCACCAAACGGTTTCCGGTTGTAACATCAACGTGGGTGATATCTATGCTTCCGGCACGATCAGCGGGCCAACACCAGATTCTTTCGGCTCGATGCTCGAACTCACCTGGCGCGGAACAAAACCAATTGTAATGCCTGATGGTACTGTGCGAAAGTTTATCAACGACAACGACACCATCATCATGAGAGGCGCTGCAGAAAAGGACGGCGTCAGGATTGGCTTTGGAGAGTGCAGAGCGAAGATTTTGCCCTCAAAAGAATAA
- a CDS encoding nucleotidyltransferase domain-containing protein, giving the protein MESLIINSHKIQDISQKIVDHIKPEKIILFGSYAKGNPDDNSDLDLIIVNNTTLPKHQRGIEIRRLFYRQLIPMDIKVYTPDEFDNERKSPFSFLFEALKNSQVLYERQS; this is encoded by the coding sequence ATGGAAAGTCTGATTATCAATAGCCATAAGATCCAGGATATTTCACAAAAGATTGTTGATCATATCAAACCAGAAAAGATCATTCTTTTTGGATCATATGCTAAAGGTAATCCTGATGATAATAGCGATTTGGATTTGATCATCGTTAACAATACTACATTACCAAAACACCAGAGAGGAATTGAAATCAGGAGATTGTTCTACAGGCAACTGATTCCAATGGATATCAAGGTCTACACGCCAGATGAATTTGATAATGAACGAAAAAGTCCCTTTTCATTTTTGTTTGAGGCATTAAAAAACAGTCAGGTTTTGTATGAACGACAATCTTAA
- a CDS encoding HEPN domain-containing protein yields the protein MNDNLKIIKLWIEKADHDLGTAELTQKHIPVFRDTIAFHCQQAVEKYCKAYLIFNNIQPKRTHDLVLLLGMISTFESVSDDLFDLIAELQDYAVEVRYPDTIIELTDDDISKAIEITRVFRNLFLSKISGYISPEEHK from the coding sequence ATGAACGACAATCTTAAAATCATCAAACTTTGGATCGAAAAGGCAGATCATGACTTGGGTACAGCCGAATTAACTCAAAAACACATTCCCGTTTTCAGGGATACTATTGCATTCCACTGTCAACAGGCTGTGGAAAAATATTGCAAAGCATACCTTATTTTTAACAATATTCAACCCAAAAGAACACATGACCTTGTGCTGCTTCTTGGAATGATTTCAACCTTCGAATCCGTATCAGATGATCTTTTTGATCTAATAGCGGAGTTACAGGACTATGCAGTTGAAGTTCGATACCCTGACACTATTATTGAGCTCACTGATGATGATATTAGTAAAGCTATTGAAATTACCAGAGTATTTCGAAACCTTTTTTTATCGAAAATATCTGGTTATATTAGTCCTGAAGAGCATAAATAA
- a CDS encoding flavin reductase family protein translates to MISKTLDPFQIPISQLHKLLLASIAPRPIAFVSTVDSQGNPNLSPFSFFNAFGVNPSTLIFSPSRRGRDNTTKHTYQNIKEVPEAVINVVNYDMVHQASLASTEYPRGVNEFVKAGFTAVPSEKIKPPRVKESPVQFECKVRQVIETGDGGGAANLVICEILMIHVNEEILDENGLPDPNKIQLVGRHAGDYYVKAFGKSLFNVEKPLTRIGIGVDRLPENVRLSSILTGNHLGQLGNLEKLPDEADLQRIKTDPLVTILFDELADDPETLGEEIHLLAKDWIDQGRVLDALCALMLTK, encoded by the coding sequence ATGATTTCAAAAACCCTGGATCCATTTCAAATTCCAATTTCTCAACTTCACAAGTTGTTGCTCGCATCCATCGCACCGCGCCCCATCGCATTTGTGAGCACCGTTGACAGCCAGGGGAATCCCAACCTTTCCCCGTTTAGTTTTTTCAACGCATTCGGAGTTAATCCCTCAACGCTGATCTTTTCACCCTCACGCCGTGGAAGGGACAATACCACCAAACACACTTACCAAAACATCAAAGAAGTTCCCGAAGCCGTGATCAACGTTGTGAACTATGACATGGTACACCAGGCAAGTTTAGCCAGCACCGAGTACCCCAGGGGGGTCAACGAATTTGTCAAGGCGGGATTCACAGCAGTGCCATCGGAAAAAATAAAACCTCCCAGGGTAAAGGAATCACCGGTACAATTTGAGTGCAAAGTGCGTCAGGTCATCGAAACCGGAGACGGAGGAGGTGCTGCCAACCTGGTGATTTGCGAGATTTTGATGATCCACGTAAATGAAGAAATTCTGGATGAAAACGGGCTGCCTGATCCCAATAAAATTCAGCTCGTTGGCCGTCATGCCGGCGATTATTATGTGAAAGCCTTTGGTAAAAGTTTGTTTAATGTCGAAAAACCACTAACAAGAATAGGAATCGGAGTTGACCGGTTACCTGAAAATGTGCGGCTTAGCAGCATACTCACCGGAAATCATCTCGGGCAACTGGGTAACCTGGAGAAGTTGCCTGATGAAGCCGATTTGCAACGCATTAAGACTGATCCACTTGTTACCATTCTTTTTGATGAACTGGCCGATGATCCGGAAACCCTCGGTGAAGAAATTCATTTGCTTGCCAAAGACTGGATTGACCAGGGCAGGGTGTTGGATGCCCTCTGCGCTCTAATGCTGACCAAATGA
- a CDS encoding lycopene cyclase produces MKTYDFIIAGGGASGLSLAYYLSLSSLSNSNVLIIDKDRKNKNDRTWGFWTNQKTAFDPIVHLKFDKLEFHSSTFSKSFDLADYRYNVIRGIDFYQMIKNHLVDFPNVEFLNASITGFQEETEGAIVHTDLGNFKAKWVFSSIFDEKEIVEAAKSKLYLRQHFKGWFVRSDKPVFDTNTFRMFDFRTPQHGLMRFFYVIPSSPTEALVEYTLFSEHLLEKPLYDEAIRHYLADVLNITNYTIQEEEFGVIPMTNYVFPVTRGKHIVQIGSAGGSSKPSSGYTFLRILKHTQKIAQALEEGRSPVISANSSSRYRFFDSVLLNILKNEGYRSERIFTILFKNNTIRHIFNFLDEEGGLANDLKIITSLPPWPFLKSTVDIIRCQKI; encoded by the coding sequence ATGAAAACCTACGATTTTATCATCGCAGGAGGAGGCGCCTCCGGGCTGAGCCTTGCCTACTACCTGAGCCTCTCGTCACTCAGTAATAGTAATGTACTGATCATTGATAAAGACAGGAAAAATAAAAATGACCGTACATGGGGTTTTTGGACCAATCAAAAAACAGCCTTCGATCCCATTGTTCACCTGAAGTTCGATAAATTGGAATTCCACAGCAGCACTTTCAGCAAATCATTTGACCTGGCTGATTACCGTTACAATGTTATTCGTGGTATCGATTTTTACCAAATGATCAAAAACCACCTTGTCGATTTTCCGAACGTTGAATTTCTGAATGCCTCCATCACCGGTTTCCAGGAAGAAACCGAAGGGGCAATTGTACATACAGATTTGGGAAATTTCAAAGCTAAATGGGTGTTCAGCAGCATTTTCGATGAAAAGGAAATTGTTGAAGCAGCAAAATCCAAACTTTATCTGCGTCAACATTTCAAAGGGTGGTTTGTCCGGTCGGATAAACCGGTTTTCGATACAAATACTTTCCGGATGTTCGATTTCAGAACTCCCCAGCACGGATTGATGCGCTTTTTCTATGTCATTCCCTCCTCTCCCACTGAGGCGCTGGTTGAATATACGCTCTTTTCGGAGCACCTGCTCGAGAAACCTCTCTATGATGAAGCCATCAGGCATTATCTTGCTGATGTGCTGAACATCACCAATTACACCATCCAGGAGGAAGAATTTGGTGTGATTCCCATGACCAACTATGTTTTTCCGGTGACCAGGGGGAAACATATTGTGCAGATCGGCTCAGCTGGTGGCAGCTCAAAGCCCTCTTCAGGTTATACTTTTTTGCGGATCCTTAAACACACCCAAAAGATCGCACAGGCATTGGAAGAAGGCAGGTCGCCGGTTATCAGCGCCAACTCAAGCTCAAGGTACCGCTTCTTCGATTCGGTGCTGCTCAACATTCTGAAAAACGAGGGTTACCGCAGCGAACGGATTTTCACCATCCTCTTCAAAAACAACACGATCCGGCACATTTTTAACTTCCTTGATGAGGAAGGAGGCCTGGCTAATGATCTGAAAATTATCACTTCTCTCCCACCCTGGCCTTTTTTAAAATCAACGGTTGATATCATCAGGTGCCAAAAGATTTAA